One part of the Glycine max cultivar Williams 82 chromosome 14, Glycine_max_v4.0, whole genome shotgun sequence genome encodes these proteins:
- the LOC100778367 gene encoding probable protein phosphatase 2C 12 isoform X2 produces MAARSDHQTVPLSVLLRRELANEKIEKPEIAHGQACQSKKGEDLTLLKTECQRVVGDGVSTYSVFGLFDGHNGSAAAIYAKENLLNNVLSVIPPDLNRDEWIAALPRALVAGFVKTDKDFQEKGQKSGTTVTFVIIEGWVVTVASVGDSRCVLESSDGELYYLSADHRLETNEEERVRITSSGGEVGRLNTGGGAEVGPLRCWPGGLCLSRSIGDMDIGEFIVPVPYVKQVKEAVQAKGLRDDTTCIVVDILPQEKPPVSAPQTKKPVKGMLKSMFRKKSSESSSYIDKEYTEPDVVEELYEEGSAMLSERLDTKYPVCNMFKLFICAVCQVEIKPGEGISIHEGAPNSRKFRPWDGPFLCSSCQEKKEAMEGKRSSGRISSGSDE; encoded by the exons ATGGCTGCCAGGAGTGATCACCAAACGGTTCCTCTTTCAGTTCTCCTGAGGCGTGAATTGGCGAACGAGAAAATTGAGAAACCTGAGATTGCTCATGGTCAAGCATGCCAGAGCAAGAAAGGGGAGGATTTAACACTGCTCAAGACGGAATGCCAGAGGGTCGTGGGTGATGGGGTCTCTACATATTCAGTTTTTGGG CTATTTGATGGACACAATGGATCTGCTGCTGCTATTTATGCTAAGGAGAATCTTCTAAATAATGTTTTAAGTGTGATTCCTCCCGATCTTAACAGAGATGAGTGGATAGCAGCATTGCCTAGGGCTTTGGTTGCTGGCTTTGTAAAAACTGATAAAGATTTTCAAGAGAAAG gCCAAAAATCTGGAACAACTGTCACCTTTGTCATTATAGAAGGATGGGTTGTAACAGTTGCATCAGTTGGTGATTCCCGTTGCGTACTTGAATCTTCTGATGGTGAGCTTTATTACTTGTCCGCAGATCACAGGCTAGAAACAAATGAAGAAGa GAGGGTGCGGATCACCTCTAGCGGTGGTGAAGTTGGTCGGCTAAATACAGGGGGAGGTGCAGAG gtTGGTCCTTTGAGATGTTGGCCTGGTGGCTTGTGTCTCTCACGATCTATTGGAGATATGGATATTGGTGAATTTATTGTCCCTGTACCGTATGTAAAGCAAGTGAAG GAAGCCGTACAAGCAAAGGGACTTAGAGATGATACAACCTGCATCGTTGTTGATATATTACCTCAGGAGAAGCCACCTGTTTCTGCACCACAAACAAAGAAGCCAGTAAAGGGAATGCTTAAGTCCATGTTTCGTAAAAAATCTTCTGAATCATCTTCTTATATTGACAAAGAGTACACAGAACCAGATGTAGTAGAGGAATTGTACGAGGAAGGATCTGCCATGCTTTCAGAGAG GTTAGATACTAAATATCCGGTCTGCAACATGTTCAAGTTGTTTATTTGTGCAGTATGTCAAGTAGAGATAAAACCTGGAGAGGGGATTTCAATACACGAGGGTGCACCCAACTCTCGAAAATTTCGTCCCTGGGATGGACCTTTCCTGTGCTCAAGTTgccaagagaagaaagaagccATGGAAGGGAAAAGATCATCAG GTAGAATTAGCAGTGGAAGTGACGAATGA
- the LOC100778367 gene encoding probable protein phosphatase 2C 12 isoform X1 — MAARSDHQTVPLSVLLRRELANEKIEKPEIAHGQACQSKKGEDLTLLKTECQRVVGDGVSTYSVFGLFDGHNGSAAAIYAKENLLNNVLSVIPPDLNRDEWIAALPRALVAGFVKTDKDFQEKGQKSGTTVTFVIIEGWVVTVASVGDSRCVLESSDGELYYLSADHRLETNEEERVRITSSGGEVGRLNTGGGAEVGPLRCWPGGLCLSRSIGDMDIGEFIVPVPYVKQVKLSTAGGRLVICSDGVWDSLPAEVALDCCRGMPADAAAPHIVKEAVQAKGLRDDTTCIVVDILPQEKPPVSAPQTKKPVKGMLKSMFRKKSSESSSYIDKEYTEPDVVEELYEEGSAMLSERLDTKYPVCNMFKLFICAVCQVEIKPGEGISIHEGAPNSRKFRPWDGPFLCSSCQEKKEAMEGKRSSGRISSGSDE; from the exons ATGGCTGCCAGGAGTGATCACCAAACGGTTCCTCTTTCAGTTCTCCTGAGGCGTGAATTGGCGAACGAGAAAATTGAGAAACCTGAGATTGCTCATGGTCAAGCATGCCAGAGCAAGAAAGGGGAGGATTTAACACTGCTCAAGACGGAATGCCAGAGGGTCGTGGGTGATGGGGTCTCTACATATTCAGTTTTTGGG CTATTTGATGGACACAATGGATCTGCTGCTGCTATTTATGCTAAGGAGAATCTTCTAAATAATGTTTTAAGTGTGATTCCTCCCGATCTTAACAGAGATGAGTGGATAGCAGCATTGCCTAGGGCTTTGGTTGCTGGCTTTGTAAAAACTGATAAAGATTTTCAAGAGAAAG gCCAAAAATCTGGAACAACTGTCACCTTTGTCATTATAGAAGGATGGGTTGTAACAGTTGCATCAGTTGGTGATTCCCGTTGCGTACTTGAATCTTCTGATGGTGAGCTTTATTACTTGTCCGCAGATCACAGGCTAGAAACAAATGAAGAAGa GAGGGTGCGGATCACCTCTAGCGGTGGTGAAGTTGGTCGGCTAAATACAGGGGGAGGTGCAGAG gtTGGTCCTTTGAGATGTTGGCCTGGTGGCTTGTGTCTCTCACGATCTATTGGAGATATGGATATTGGTGAATTTATTGTCCCTGTACCGTATGTAAAGCAAGTGAAG cTGTCCACTGCTGGAGGCCGGCTTGTTATCTGCAGTGATGGTGTTTGGGATTCTCTACCTGCAGAAGTAGCCCTTGATTGTTGTCGTGGAATGCCAGCCGATGCTGCTGCACCACATATTGTTAAA GAAGCCGTACAAGCAAAGGGACTTAGAGATGATACAACCTGCATCGTTGTTGATATATTACCTCAGGAGAAGCCACCTGTTTCTGCACCACAAACAAAGAAGCCAGTAAAGGGAATGCTTAAGTCCATGTTTCGTAAAAAATCTTCTGAATCATCTTCTTATATTGACAAAGAGTACACAGAACCAGATGTAGTAGAGGAATTGTACGAGGAAGGATCTGCCATGCTTTCAGAGAG GTTAGATACTAAATATCCGGTCTGCAACATGTTCAAGTTGTTTATTTGTGCAGTATGTCAAGTAGAGATAAAACCTGGAGAGGGGATTTCAATACACGAGGGTGCACCCAACTCTCGAAAATTTCGTCCCTGGGATGGACCTTTCCTGTGCTCAAGTTgccaagagaagaaagaagccATGGAAGGGAAAAGATCATCAG GTAGAATTAGCAGTGGAAGTGACGAATGA